In one Magallana gigas chromosome 7, xbMagGiga1.1, whole genome shotgun sequence genomic region, the following are encoded:
- the LOC105326642 gene encoding growth hormone-inducible transmembrane protein: MLASKLCRIPITSFVSGIGRPLNKPQLCMRTRTQQLASDSRSGATRRAQRTRISLEKLTTPAGETAFTVGKGMVAGGAALGLGSLCFYGLASKEISALDKRAFWSDEVKQRIRSTYFYFGASIGLTAATAVAIARTPALMNIAMKSSMTSMIGGIVVLIGTSMLTQSIPYKEGIGSKQLAWMLHSAVVGGIVAPLTMLGGPLLVRAAWYTAGVVGGLSALAMCAPSEKFLNMGGPLAIGLGVVFVSSLGSMFLPPTTSLGAGLYSISIYGGLVLFSMFLLYDTQKVIKRAENHPVYSAQKFDPINACMGIYMDTINIFIRIATILASGGGGRRK; this comes from the exons TTCCCATCACCAGTTTCGTTTCTGGCATTGGGAGACCTCTGAACAAGCCTCAGTTATGTATGAGAACCCGCACCCAGCAGCTGGCTTCAGATTCACGGTCCGGTGCGACCCGTCGAGCTCAGAGAACAAGAATTTCATTGGAGAAGCTGACTACACCAGCAGGTGAAACAG ctttCACTGTTGGGAAAGGAATGGTTGCTGGCGGAGCAGCACTCGGCTTGGGATCTTTGTGTTTCTATGGACTGGCCTCCAAAGAAATATCAGCCCTAGATAAAAGAGC ATTCTGGTCTGATGAGGTCAAACAAAGAATTCGATCCACTTACTTTTACTTTGGAGCCAGCATTGGACTAACTGCTGCTACTGCTGTGGCCATTGCCAGAACTCCTGCTCTAATGAATATTGCAATGAAAAGTTCAATGACa TCCATGATTGGAGGCATTGTAGTTCTGATTGGTACCAGCATGTTGACACAGTCCATCCCATACAAAGAAGGCATAGGCAGCAAACAGCTTGCCTGGATGTTACACAGTGCTGTGGTGGGAGGGATTGTTGCCCCCCTCACCATGCTGGGAGGTCCCCTCCTTGTTAGAGCTGCCTGGTACACTGCAGGAGTAGTCGGAG GTTTGTCAGCTCTTGCCATGTGTGCACCTAGTGAGAAATTCCTGAATATGGGAGGCCCTCTAGCTATTGGACTTGGTGTTGTTTTTGTCTCTTCACTTG GAAGCATGTTCTTGCCTCCCACTACATCCCTGGGTGCGGGCCTCTACTCCATCAGTATCTACGGTGGCCTGGTCCTGTTCAGCATGTTCCTGCTCTATGACACACAGAAGGTGATCAAAAGGGCCGAGAATCACCCCGTCTACAGCGCCCAGAAATTTGACCCCATCAACGC aTGCATGGGAATTTACATGGACACAATAAACATCTTCATCAGAATTGCTACAATCCTGGCTAGTGGTGGTGGTGGTAGAAGAAAGTAA